The Triticum aestivum cultivar Chinese Spring chromosome 6D, IWGSC CS RefSeq v2.1, whole genome shotgun sequence genomic sequence CctagaggtatatgcttcagcgcaaagagCGGCTCGCCTCCTACCGCTCATCGGAGTGGAACAACCAGTTGATGCTTCTGCCGATGGGGAAGGGTCCCTACGCTACACGAATTAGAGTTGGTTTTGGGTTGGGGGAACGGCGGTGGCCTGTCAGAGGGCAAGACACCGACTGTGTACGCTGGTGTCACCTGGTGTGGcattcatgggacccaagcggcagcgCCTCCTCAATGATGGCAGCGAGCGCGGACGTGTTGGACACCACCTCGTCGATGTCCGTGCAGCCCGCTTCTTTCTCTGTAGGAAGGACGCGGTTACGCTCGCGTTGACATCGGATGACTCGGTCAcatgcacgagaggggcggtacaACATGGCACCGTCAATGGCAGCCATGATGCCCGCGCCACCGTGGTCCCTCCCAGTGCCGACCTGGAGCAACTTGCCACTCCTCGGCTCGTGACCGGCGGGCTTTACGGGCCACCTAGCCATTTTTTATGCCAGCCAACTCTTCTTCCTGCTCGTCAGATGTCATGGAGAAAACTGTTCAAGGAGGAAAATGATGAGTGGACGTGTGATGCGCTTCTTGCCCAACATCTGACATTGTTTAAATAGCGAGGGGACACGAGAGGAGCCAACCGGCGTTCTGTTCAATGCCAACTGGCTCGCGAACGAACATGTGGCCGGAGTAATTATCCTGGCACACACGCGGGTTTAATGGTGGAAGGCGGGCAGTCTGCAGGAATGAGGTGAGGATGCGTGTTTAGCCGGCGTGCAGCGGGCAGCGCCCTCGGCCGGCGTGCTGCTTCCATTGCGGaggtagtgagaggtcgcgtccgctctgcagcgcatgaatgcgggcagctggcgcagAGCGGGAACGCGTGCATGGTTTGGGTGGGCACGGGTGGTGAGAAGAGGTCATGGGTGTTGTCCGAACGCCTGGAAAGCCCCCCCTCCATGTTTGTCTCCGGTTTACGGGAGAAAGTACGTCCGGACCGTTTGATGGACCAATACAGGCCCGCATTGGATGGCACAACACGTCCGGACCATGTGGTCCGGATGGTTGTGGACGGTTTAATTGAGGGTCGACGTTGGAGATGCCTTAGAGTTTATGAATCCATTGTGTTTTTTAATCATAAAAAGCACTTATAACAAGTTATAAGGAAAGACACGTTTATATGTTAGGTTCGGACTCCAGCTTTCCTCTTACATATGCTTTATTGTGATCCGACTGATTCCAATAGAGTGAGCCTAGCGTTGTTTTTCTGGAAACTTGCGGGATAAGGAGACATGCATACACATTCATTCAAGCAAATCACATCCATTCTTTTTAACTCATTTTTCTTcttttaataatataatagatcATTTATATTTTTATCTCAAACAGTTGACGTGTAATTTATACTGTAATCTGAGGATAATGTTTGGATTTACTTTCAAATATATTTGAAATGGCCATGATGGAATCACAtccatttattttattattatttgaaTTTGATCCAAAAGATAAATAATGAGTAGAGGTCATGTCAACTTTTCTGAGAACTTTGCTAATCAAAATATAATTTGTATTTAAAAACATCTTTTTAGCACGCATGAAAAACATAACGCCTATCTTTTCACACATGATGAACGGTTGTCATAAGAACTCATGGCATGCCACAAGCTCCCTCCGACCCTGCCAACATTGTTACAGCTGCACTCGCAAGCTTTATCGTAGATGATCATTTATACGATTTGCGTAAATCAAAATAAGATCTACAAACGAATAGAAGCTAGAACGTACCTTGGCATGCACACACATTGCAAGCCATACTAAGCTGATAAGTGTTAATAACTTCTACAACATATACAACACTTAAGACAAGTAAAAGCAATTTGATGAGTCATGGTCTATCAAAGGCACATTACTAGTCTAATCCATCTTAACAGGTCACACATGATTAAAACCTTGTTTGTGTGCAAGTCAAGCTTATCTAGTTTACATGTAACAACTTGTAGAACATTACAAAATTTATGTTTGCTAATAACCTCTAGAACACTACAACACTTGACATGTAAAAGGAATTTGATGAGTCATGGCCTACTAAAGCAAGTTATATTACTAGTCTTATCTACCTTAACAGGCCACACAAGATTACAAACTAAGTTCTGTGCTAGCCATGCTTATCTAGTTTATGCGTAACAATTTGCAGAAAATTACAAACTTAGTTTCAGAAAAATAGGCAATCTAGATTAGTGTTTGAGCTGTAAAGTGAATAAGATGAGTCATGTGTGTTATCACACCTTTTTGGTTGTGGAATAATAGTGCAACAACAAGGAACTTTAATGACCAGTCCAAGAATACACTTGTAAGTAGTGCCACCGAACACAACATGCCAAATTTTGATTTTGAGAAGCATCCAAACACTTCCACACAAGCAAATGCCAATTGTGAAAGAGATCATGCCATGGCAGCTATAAATAGGCCCGTAGCATGACGATCATCCTTCCTCATCCATCATTCTCATAAGTAGAGCGCATCATTTAAGCCAAGCAAGCAGTGCTCAATACAAATCCACCATGAAGACCTTTCTCATCCTTGCCCTCCTTGCTATTGTGGCGACCACCGCCACAACTGCAGTTAGAGTTCCAGTGCCACAATTGCAGCTACAAAATCCATCTCAGCAACAGCCACAAGAGCAAGTTCCATTGGTACAAGAACAACAATTTCCAGGGCAGCAACAACCATTTCCACCACAACAGCCATATCCGCAGCCGCAACCATTTCCATCACAACAACCATATCTGCAGCTGCAACCATTTCCACAGCCGCAACTACCATATCCGCAGCCGCAACCATTTCGACCACAACAACCATATCCACAGCCGCAACCACAGTATTCGCAACCACAACAACCAAtttcgcagcagcagcagcagcagcagcaacaacaacaacaacaacaacaaatcctACAACAAATTTTGCAACAACAACTGATTCCATGCAGGGATGTTGTATTGCAACAACACAACATAGCGCATGGAAGCTCACAAGTTTTGCAAGAAAGTACTTACCAGCTGGTGCAACAATTGTGTTGTCAGCAGCTGTGGCAGATCCCCGAGCAGTCGCGGTGCCAAGCCATCCACAATGTTGTTCATGCTATTATTCTGCatcaacaacaccaccaccaccaacaacaacaacaacaacaacaacaacaaccgttGAGCCAAGTCTCCTTCCAACAGCCTCAGCAACAATATCCATCAGGCCAGGGCTTCTTCCAACCATCTCAGCAAAACCCACAGGCCCAGGGCTCTTTCCAGCCTCAACAACTGCCCCAGTTTGAGGCAATAAGGAACCTAGCGCTACAGACGCTACCTGCAATGTGCAATGTGTATATCCCTCCATATTGCACCATTGCTCCATTTGGCATCTTCGGTACTAACTGAGAAGAGAAGAACTCTAGTAGTAGATATATGATACACCGTTTTCTTAGTCCATGGTTTGGTCGTTGTAGCGGTGAAAAAATAAAGTGACATGCACTATCATGTAAGAACCTGAACTATACTAGTTCAAACTTGGGAATAAAAGACAAACACAGGTCTTGTCTacatatgattgtttgtttgagttCCACTCATGTGCCCATTCACAAGTTCACCCCTAATTATATATATTATGCATTAAGTAGATATTTATGTTGCATTAATCTAAAGATAACAAAATGAGTCTGAAATTTGAATTAAATTGAAGTATTTCCTTGGACTTTCAAATGGAGTATTATTAAAGTAGTAAGGACTATCCACATCCTTGGCTTGCCCTTGATCAATTATTTGCTGAGAAGCATTCAATTCGTCAATCAATTACATTGATTTTTGTGGCTGGTACTTCTCCTCAACATGAGTATATTCATCGTGGCTACTCCAAATCGGCATGAATGAGGTACCGGTGCTCTGGAGCACTAGTACCTAACAGCTTCTCATGTGAAGGGGTGCGGGCACGGGAGAGGTGTTTTTGGTGGGTCAAGGGAGTAAgaagcggccgtggcagcggtccagacGCCCACAAAGCCTCGTAGTTTGTTTTTGGTTTACAGGAAAATGCACATCCAGACTGGCCTGCGGGCCGATATAGGACCGTATTGGATGGCAAAACATGTCCAGATGGTTGTGAGCGGTTTGAGGGTTAGCTTTTGTAACGCCCGGTTAGTTATGCTATGGTAGTTCCCTGCTAATGAtgtcacgtcaccacgattactgttgttaacctcacaATGATTCAATCCCATTCAAAtccaaatttaaaataaaggcaaacatcaaaagtttcaaacattaaaactaaaatcttCGAGAGGTGaaaaataatgcataagtaattatggtggagaaaccacacttttataaaatgtttaaatactctaaaaggaataaaacagtggcttaaactattatttaaatgcttttaaaatagtAAAAATGTTCTAACTAAATTAATTGGGTACCAAACTTTTGGTGGCAGTGGTATATTTAGTAGAAAAAATTTAGATGCTAATTATATAATTTACAAAATTAAAGTAAATTAAAAAATAGGATAAAACATAAA encodes the following:
- the LOC543210 gene encoding alpha/beta-gliadin A-II precursor, coding for MKTFLILALLAIVATTATTAVRVPVPQLQLQNPSQQQPQEQVPLVQEQQFPGQQQPFPPQQPYPQPQPFPSQQPYLQLQPFPQPQLPYPQPQPFRPQQPYPQPQPQYSQPQQPISQQQQQQQQQQQQQQQILQQILQQQLIPCRDVVLQQHNIAHGSSQVLQESTYQLVQQLCCQQLWQIPEQSRCQAIHNVVHAIILHQQHHHHQQQQQQQQQQPLSQVSFQQPQQQYPSGQGFFQPSQQNPQAQGSFQPQQLPQFEAIRNLALQTLPAMCNVYIPPYCTIAPFGIFGTN